The proteins below are encoded in one region of Pelecanus crispus isolate bPelCri1 chromosome 4, bPelCri1.pri, whole genome shotgun sequence:
- the LRRTM1 gene encoding leucine-rich repeat transmembrane neuronal protein 1 — MDFLLIGLCLNWLLRKPPGLILCTLGIFSKMLPAVNSGCPQLCRCEGRLLYCESLNLTEMPRNLSGMMGLSLRYNSLSELHDGQFTGLMQLTWLYLDHNHICSVEGNAFQKLRRVKELTLSSNKITQLPNTTFRPMPNLRSVDLSYNNLQSLEPDLFHGLRKLTTLHMRSNAIKFVPVRIFQDCRSLKFLDIGYNQLKSLARNSFAGLFKLTELHLEHNDLVKVNLAHFPRLISLHSLCLRRNKVTIVVNTLDWIWQLEKMDLSGNEIEYIEPHVFESVPHLKSLQLDSNRLTYIDSRVLDSWKSLTSISLSANAWDCSRNVCALASWLSNFKGRYDSNLLCATPEYAQGEDVLDAVYAFHLCEDSADPTSFNTFSPVTNNSDQTFGYGSATATYDVQDSEGDQTTYAITVTMPGENSENAVQIHKVVTGTMALIFSFLIVVLVLYVSWKCFPASLRQLRQCFVTQRRKQKQKQTMHQMAAMSAQEYYVDYKPNHIEGALVIINEYGSCSCHQQPARECEV; from the coding sequence ATGGATTTCCTTCTTATTGGTCTCTGTTTAAACTGGCTGCTGAGGAAGCCCCCGGGGTTGATATTGTGTACGCTGGGTatcttttctaaaatgcttcCAGCCGTGAATAGTGGGTGTCCACAGCTATGTCGGTGTGAGGGCAGGCTTTTGTACTGTGAATCACTGAATCTTACAGAGATGCCTCGCAACCTGTCGGGCATGATGGGCTTGTCTCTGCGGTACAACAGCCTTTCAGAGCTGCATGATGGACAGTTCACAGGGTTAATGCAGCTCACGTGGCTCTATCTGGATCACAATCACATTTGCTCAGTGGAGGGGAATGCCTTTCAAAAATTGCGGCGAGTTAAAGAGCTCACCCTGAGTTCCAACAAAATAACCCAACTGCCCAACACTACTTTCCGACCCATGCCAAACTTGCGCAGTGTGGATTTATCATACAACAACCTACAGTCTTTGGAGCCTGACCTGTTTCACGGGCTGAGAAAACTAACAACTTTGCACATGCGGTCGAACGCCATCAAGTTTGTGCCAGTGAGAATTTTTCAGGACTGTCGCAGCCTGAAGTTTCTAGACATAGGATACAATCAGTTAAAGAGCCTGGCTCGAAACTCTTTTGCAGGCTTGTTCAAACTCACTGAGCTGCACCTCGAGCACAATGACTTGGTGAAGGTGAATTTAGCCCATTTTCCCAGGCTCATCTCCCTGCACTCTCTCTGCTTGCGAAGGAATAAAGTTACCATCGTAGTAAACACTTTGGACTGGATATGGCAACTTGAAAAAATGGATCTCTCCGGCAACGAAATCGAATACATCGAACCTCACGTTTTCGAAAGTGTACCTCACCTCAAATCCCTGCAGCTGGACTCCAACCGGCTGACCTACATCGACTCCCGAGTCCTCGACTCCTGGAAGTCCCTCACTAGCATCAGCCTTTCTGCAAACGCCTGGGACTGCAGCCGTAACGTTTGCGCCCTGGCCTCCTGGCTGAGCAACTTCAAGGGTCGCTACGACAGCAATCTGCTCTGTGCCACCCCTGAGTACGCACAGGGCGAGGATGTTTTGGACGCGGTGTACGCTTTTCACTTGTGTGAAGACTCGGCAGACCCAACGAGCTTTAACACCTTCTCCCCGGTAACGAACAACAGCGACCAAACGTTCGGCTACGGCTCCGCCACCGCCACGTACGACGTGCAGGACAGCGAAGGGGACCAAACGACCTACGCCATAACCGTGACCATGCCCGGCGAGAACTCGGAGAACGCCGTTCAGATTCACAAGGTGGTGACGGGGACCATGGCgctgattttttccttcctcatcgTGGTTTTAGTGTTGTACGTCTCCTGGAAGTGCTTTCCAGCCAGCTTAAGGCAACTAAGACAGTGCTTTGTAACACAGcgcagaaagcagaagcaaaaacaGACCATGCATCAAATGGCTGCCATGTCAGCCCAGGAGTATTACGTTGATTACAAACCCAACCACATTGAGGGAGCCCTGGTGATCATTAATGAGTACGGATCTTGTTCCTGTCACCAGCAGCCAGCGAGGGAATGCGAGGTGTGA